A window of Mycolicibacterium holsaticum DSM 44478 = JCM 12374 genomic DNA:
AGGCTGACGATTCCGTTGCCGTTGGGCAGCCGCAGCGTCCGCCGGTAAGCGCCGTCGCGCACCTCTTCGACACCGGGTACCGCGCTGGCGGCCAAGTGGCCGAACAACCCCTCGTATGCGAACGGGGTGCGCACCGGTAACCGCAGCGAAAGCTCTCCGGAGCCGCCGTCGGCTTGTCCGAACCGTGCCCGTGCGCGTTGGCGCAACACGGTCGGTGCCATATCGCAGACGGTGCGGACGGTGTCGTTGAACTGGCGGATGCTGGAGAAGCCGGCGGCAAATGCGACGTCGCTGAAGGGCAGTTCGGTGGTTTCGATGAGGACCCGCGCAGTTTGGGTGCGCTGCGCCCTGGCCAGCGCCAACGGGTTGGCGCCGACCTCGGCCTGCAGCAGGCGTTCGAGTTGCCGGGTGGTGTAGCCGAGGCGCCCGGCCAGGCCGGTCACACCCTCGCGGTCGACGGTGCCGTCGGCGATCAGTCGCATGGCGCGCGCGACCACGTCACCGCGCACATTCCATTCCGGAGAACCCGGTGATGCATCCGGGCGGCACCGCTTACATGGCCGAAAGCCGGCCTTCTGCGCGGCGGCCGCCGTCGGGTAGAACCGCATATTGCGGGCATACGGAGGCCGGACGGGGCAACTCGGACGGCAATAGATCTTCGTGGTCAGCACGGCGGTGACGAACCAGCCGTCGAACCGGGCGTCCTTGGACTGCACGGCTCGGTAGCAGCGGTCGAAATCGTCGTACATGACTACCACAATTACACGCTCCCACCGACATGACTGGCGGAAAACCGACATCGTCGTGGGGAGGGCCCGCAGTCACATTCGTACCGGGCGCTGCGGCAGGTCGTGGTGCTTTGATCCGGTCGACGCCTGCGCGCGGAAATCCGAGCTGGGAAGGGTGAAAGGGGCCCGCATGTCGAGTGACTCGACGAGCGGCTGGCTTAGAGTCGAGCCGTGACGATCAGCTACGACGACGCCCTGCGCGAACAGATTCGGGAGCGGTTGGGCGGTCACCGCCGCCGCACCGCGGCCGACCCCGACAAGCGGCGCGCCGCGGTCGCCGTGGTTCTGGTCGACTCCGCGCTCGGTGAGGACCGGGTGGACCCAGCGCCTGTCGACGACTGGATCGACGGACGACCGATGCCCGAAGCCGGCCTCGACGGCCGGATGGTCAACGTCTCGGGCGGCGCCGCATTCTTGTTGTGCCGCAGGGCATCGCGATTGTCTACTCACGCCGCGCAATGGGCGTTGCCCGGCGGCCGCCTGGACCCGGGCGAAACCGTGGTCGATGCCGCGTTACGCGAACTCGACGAAGAGGTCGGTGTCCGGCTGCCCGACTCGACCGTGCTGGGCATCCTCGACGACTATCCGACGCGGTCGGGCTACATCATCACACCGGTCGTGGTCTGGGGTGGCGGACGGCTCGACCTGCGTCCCTCGCCCGAGGAGGTGGTGGCGGTCTATCGGGTCGGCCTGCACCAGCTTCAGCGCGACGATTCGCCGCGCTTCGTC
This region includes:
- a CDS encoding DNA-3-methyladenine glycosylase 2 family protein translates to MYDDFDRCYRAVQSKDARFDGWFVTAVLTTKIYCRPSCPVRPPYARNMRFYPTAAAAQKAGFRPCKRCRPDASPGSPEWNVRGDVVARAMRLIADGTVDREGVTGLAGRLGYTTRQLERLLQAEVGANPLALARAQRTQTARVLIETTELPFSDVAFAAGFSSIRQFNDTVRTVCDMAPTVLRQRARARFGQADGGSGELSLRLPVRTPFAYEGLFGHLAASAVPGVEEVRDGAYRRTLRLPNGNGIVSLTPQPDHVRCRVTLDDFRDLATAIARCRRLLDLDADPEAVVDALSADADLSVLVAKAPGQRIPRTVDEQELALRVVLGQQVSIKAARTHAGRLACAYGQPITDAGGALTHVFPAIEQLADIDRVHLAFPEARQRTLIVLIRAIAEGDVVLDAGCDWNSTRAQLRALPGIGDWTAEVIAMRGLGDPDAFPVSDLGVRLAAEQLGLPTDRRALAERSARWRPWRSYATQHLWTALEHAVNEWPPKEKK
- a CDS encoding NUDIX hydrolase produces the protein MTISYDDALREQIRERLGGHRRRTAADPDKRRAAVAVVLVDSALGEDRVDPAPVDDWIDGRPMPEAGLDGRMVNVSGGAAFLLCRRASRLSTHAAQWALPGGRLDPGETVVDAALRELDEEVGVRLPDSTVLGILDDYPTRSGYIITPVVVWGGGRLDLRPSPEEVVAVYRVGLHQLQRDDSPRFVSIPESPRPVVQIPLGNDLIHAPTGAVLLQLRWLGLEGRSDPVDTLEQPVFAWS